Proteins from a single region of Candidatus Parcubacteria bacterium:
- a CDS encoding FAD-dependent oxidoreductase (Derived by automated computational analysis using gene prediction method: Protein Homology. GO_function: GO:0016491 - oxidoreductase activity [Evidence IEA]) — protein sequence MLYDTIIVGSGPAGLTAAIFSTRREMKTLIIGKELGGQVVWASEIENYPGFKNISNFEFIERLHDQALSFGAELQTAEVVRLEKMADETFKVYTNKEEFLAKTVILTIGLSPRRLAVAGEIELMGHGVSYCANCDGPLYRGKTVVVIGGGNSAFDSAEMLSKIATQVYLVHRNQNFKAFESLITEVKERENVTIIADAVVKEIAGAGKVEKIVYELPGGEVKELAADGVFIEIGRIAHTDVVANLVDRDDGLQLIVNNLMETKTPGLFAAGDVTNKSEYKQITVAVGQATTAALSAYKYLQTRNQIKKSKVVY from the coding sequence ATGTTATACGACACAATAATTGTTGGCTCGGGTCCAGCCGGTTTAACGGCCGCCATTTTCTCAACTCGCCGAGAAATGAAAACTTTGATTATCGGCAAAGAATTAGGGGGTCAAGTGGTTTGGGCCTCTGAGATTGAAAACTATCCAGGTTTTAAAAATATTAGTAATTTTGAATTTATTGAACGCTTACACGATCAAGCTCTTTCTTTTGGCGCTGAACTCCAGACAGCGGAAGTGGTGCGCTTAGAAAAAATGGCTGATGAAACTTTTAAAGTTTATACAAATAAAGAAGAGTTTTTAGCAAAGACGGTTATTTTAACCATTGGTTTATCACCGCGTCGTTTAGCGGTTGCTGGAGAGATAGAACTTATGGGGCACGGTGTTTCTTATTGTGCTAACTGTGACGGCCCTTTATATCGCGGGAAAACAGTGGTTGTTATTGGTGGCGGTAACTCCGCTTTTGATTCAGCAGAAATGCTTTCTAAAATTGCCACTCAGGTTTATCTTGTACATCGCAACCAAAACTTTAAGGCTTTTGAATCCTTAATCACCGAGGTTAAAGAACGAGAAAACGTTACTATTATTGCTGATGCGGTCGTTAAAGAGATTGCTGGTGCGGGCAAGGTTGAAAAAATCGTTTATGAACTGCCAGGCGGCGAAGTAAAAGAGTTGGCAGCCGATGGCGTCTTTATTGAAATTGGCCGCATTGCTCATACTGACGTCGTGGCTAATTTAGTTGATCGTGATGATGGTTTGCAGCTAATTGTTAATAATTTAATGGAAACCAAAACTCCTGGATTGTTTGCGGCTGGGGATGTTACAAACAAAAGCGAATACAAACAAATAACCGTAGCGGTTGGACAAGCGACCACAGCGGCTCTGTCTGCTTATAAATATTTACAAACCAGAAATCAAATAAAGAAATCAAAAGTTGTTTATTAA